One window from the genome of Streptomyces sp. NBC_01476 encodes:
- a CDS encoding SIS domain-containing protein, translated as MSEPAEDLSDRYFDAAITLLRRVRDEEGAAIKAAATAMVDAIAAGGRVFTFGAGHSSLPAQDVVYRAGGLALVSLLPVPGTTGVDVVPATLGSALERVEGLAEAVLETSPVRAGDVLFVISLSGRNTLPVDMAVRARAMGVTVIGVTSVAYAGGTRSRHASGAYLKDSCDIVLDSKIAVGDAELTDDAIPAPFGPASTVVTSALMQAVVATAATGLAARGITPPMIRSGNVDGGHEWNARVFEEHRDRIFFRHSARR; from the coding sequence ATGAGTGAGCCCGCCGAGGACCTTTCGGACCGTTATTTCGACGCCGCCATCACCCTGCTGCGCCGGGTGCGGGACGAGGAGGGGGCCGCGATCAAGGCGGCGGCCACTGCCATGGTGGATGCCATCGCCGCAGGTGGCAGGGTGTTCACCTTCGGCGCGGGCCACTCGTCGCTGCCGGCCCAGGACGTGGTCTACCGGGCGGGCGGCCTGGCCCTGGTCAGCTTGCTGCCGGTGCCGGGCACGACCGGCGTGGACGTGGTGCCGGCCACTTTGGGCAGCGCGCTGGAAAGGGTCGAAGGTCTCGCCGAGGCGGTGCTGGAGACCAGTCCGGTGCGCGCCGGCGACGTGCTCTTCGTCATCTCGCTCTCCGGACGCAACACGCTGCCGGTCGACATGGCGGTGCGCGCCCGCGCGATGGGGGTGACGGTCATCGGGGTGACCTCGGTCGCGTACGCCGGGGGGACCCGGTCCCGGCACGCCTCGGGGGCGTATCTCAAGGACAGCTGCGACATCGTGCTGGACTCCAAGATCGCGGTGGGGGACGCGGAGCTGACCGACGACGCGATACCGGCGCCGTTCGGGCCGGCGTCCACGGTGGTCACCAGCGCGCTCATGCAGGCGGTCGTCGCCACGGCCGCGACCGGGCTGGCCGCGCGCGGGATCACCCCGCCGATGATCCGCTCCGGCAATGTGGACGGCGGCCACGAGTGGAACGCGCGGGTCTTCGAGGAGCACCGGGACCGGATCTTCTTCCGCCACTCCGCACGCCGCTGA